In Enterobacter cloacae, the following are encoded in one genomic region:
- a CDS encoding ComEC family protein → MGIPVISVCAILAIVPLLWLPELPARHIVWIMIAGGIVLAIQRKVELRFVGIGLLFCVWGILAAQESVWPMQHLTTGVQRAVVEITATDGAMTHQGKIVTLNGKRWSASTGVMLYGNYLPQKVCAGQRWAMTLHLRAVHGELNDGGYDAQQSAFARHQTLSGRFTQAEIVDDRCSLRARYLMSLQNTLSSYPWGAVILGLGMGERLDVPREIKNLMRETGTLHLMAISGLHIALAASIAWLLVRGIQFFLPCNWVYWQMPVLGGLFFAAFYAWLTGLQPPALRTVISLAVLAALRISARRWTPWQVWFCCVAAILIFDPLAVLSQSLALSAFAVAALIFWYQWLPLPRWHRFGHMRPLVNMIYLQVGMLLLLLPLQVLIFHGFSISSLVANLFAVPLVTFISVPLILAGMLLHLLPLSSLETAIWFAADKSLEGLFWLLMRLPDGWQNVDERWQYLTLLPWLALIGWRFCAWKTVSAVCMAGTLMLAFPFWRTVKTDSWTLHMLDVGQGLAMVIERQGKAILYDTGLAWPGGDSAQQLLVPWLRWHHLRPEGIILSHEHLDHAGGLASLQKTWPDLWVRSSLRWVGHLPCFRGQKWQWQGLTFTVHWPPENLSAKGNKRSCVVKIDDGEQSVLLTGDIEAEAELAMLSHRWRYLASTLIQVPHHGSNTSSSAPLVQRVEGKIALASAARYNAWRFPSGKVVRRYRKEGYIWYDTPQSGQISVTFSQHDWQIRRLRDQYLPRWYHQWFGAPVDNG, encoded by the coding sequence ATGGGAATTCCCGTTATTAGTGTGTGCGCCATTCTGGCGATAGTCCCGTTACTCTGGCTACCTGAACTGCCAGCACGCCATATCGTCTGGATAATGATTGCTGGCGGAATAGTGCTGGCTATCCAGCGAAAAGTTGAGCTGAGGTTTGTCGGTATTGGGTTGTTATTTTGCGTCTGGGGTATTCTTGCTGCGCAAGAAAGCGTATGGCCGATGCAGCATTTAACCACGGGTGTACAGCGGGCAGTGGTAGAGATTACGGCCACCGATGGGGCAATGACGCATCAGGGGAAGATTGTGACTCTCAACGGCAAACGCTGGAGTGCTTCCACGGGGGTAATGCTGTATGGCAATTACCTGCCGCAAAAGGTGTGTGCTGGTCAGCGCTGGGCCATGACGCTGCACCTCAGGGCAGTACACGGTGAGCTAAACGACGGCGGCTATGATGCGCAACAAAGCGCTTTTGCCCGACATCAAACGCTGAGCGGCCGGTTTACTCAGGCTGAAATTGTCGACGATCGCTGCAGCCTGCGTGCCCGATATCTGATGTCACTGCAAAATACGTTGTCTTCATATCCGTGGGGAGCGGTGATCCTGGGGCTGGGAATGGGGGAGCGCCTGGATGTACCGCGAGAAATAAAAAACCTGATGCGTGAAACAGGCACACTGCATCTGATGGCGATTTCGGGCCTGCATATTGCGCTGGCGGCATCCATCGCCTGGTTACTTGTCCGGGGTATCCAGTTTTTCTTGCCGTGCAACTGGGTTTACTGGCAGATGCCCGTTCTGGGCGGACTGTTCTTTGCGGCCTTTTATGCATGGCTCACCGGATTGCAACCACCTGCACTGCGCACCGTCATCTCGCTTGCGGTGCTGGCGGCCTTGCGGATAAGCGCCCGTCGCTGGACCCCCTGGCAAGTCTGGTTTTGCTGCGTGGCAGCGATTCTGATCTTCGATCCTTTAGCCGTACTTTCGCAAAGCCTGGCCTTGTCAGCCTTTGCCGTGGCGGCATTGATTTTCTGGTATCAGTGGCTGCCACTTCCGCGCTGGCACCGGTTTGGCCATATGCGACCGCTGGTGAATATGATCTATTTACAGGTCGGAATGCTATTGTTGCTCCTGCCATTACAGGTGTTGATTTTTCATGGTTTCAGCATCTCTTCTCTGGTGGCGAATCTCTTTGCCGTTCCTCTGGTCACGTTTATCTCTGTTCCGTTGATCCTGGCCGGTATGTTGCTACATTTGCTCCCGCTGTCGTCACTGGAAACGGCCATCTGGTTTGCGGCAGATAAATCTCTGGAAGGATTGTTCTGGTTGCTGATGCGTTTACCGGATGGCTGGCAGAATGTTGATGAACGCTGGCAATACCTGACATTGCTGCCCTGGCTTGCTCTGATCGGCTGGCGTTTTTGTGCCTGGAAAACGGTTTCGGCAGTTTGCATGGCAGGAACACTGATGCTGGCATTCCCTTTCTGGCGAACGGTTAAAACCGATAGCTGGACGTTGCATATGCTGGATGTGGGGCAGGGGCTGGCAATGGTTATTGAACGGCAGGGTAAAGCGATTTTATATGATACCGGTCTGGCCTGGCCAGGTGGTGATAGCGCACAACAACTGCTCGTTCCCTGGCTTCGCTGGCACCACCTGCGGCCTGAAGGCATCATTCTGAGTCACGAGCATCTCGACCACGCTGGAGGGCTGGCGTCGTTGCAAAAGACATGGCCCGATTTGTGGGTAAGAAGTTCATTACGCTGGGTGGGGCATCTTCCTTGTTTTCGTGGGCAGAAATGGCAGTGGCAGGGGTTAACATTCACCGTCCACTGGCCACCTGAAAATCTGTCTGCTAAAGGCAATAAGCGTTCTTGCGTGGTTAAAATTGATGATGGTGAACAAAGCGTGCTACTGACCGGTGATATTGAGGCAGAGGCTGAACTTGCGATGCTTAGTCACCGCTGGCGTTATCTTGCATCAACACTCATTCAGGTACCCCATCATGGCAGTAATACGTCTTCATCAGCCCCCCTGGTACAGCGGGTGGAAGGAAAAATCGCGCTGGCCTCGGCAGCACGTTATAACGCGTGGCGATTTCCGTCAGGCAAAGTGGTCAGACGTTACAGAAAAGAGGGCTATATTTGGTACGATACCCCCCAATCTGGACAAATATCTGTGACTTTTTCACAACATGACTGGCAAATCCGACGTTTGCGAGATCAATATTTACCACGTTGGTATCATCAGTGGTTTGGCGCGCCCGTAGATAACGGGTAG
- the msbA gene encoding lipid A export ATP-binding/permease protein MsbA — MHNDKDLSTWQTFRRLWPMIAPFKPGLIVAGVALILNAASDTFMLSLLKPLLDDGFGKTDRSVLLWMPLVVIGLMILRGITSYISSYCISWVSGKVVMTMRRRLFSHMMGMPVSFFDKQSTGTLLSRITYDSEQVASSSSSALITVVREGASIIGLFAMMFYYSWQLSIILIVLAPVVSIAIRVVSKRFRNISKNMQNTMGQVTTSAEQMLKGHKEVLIFGGQEVETHRFDKVSNKMRLQGMKMVSASSISDPVIQLIASLALAFVLYAASFPSVMETLTAGTITVVFSSMIALMRPLKSLTNVNAQFQRGMAACQTLFSILDSEQEKDEGKRVIERARGDVEFCNVTFSYPGRETPALRNINLTIPAGKTVALVGRSGSGKSTIASLITRFYDINEGEILLDGHDLREYTLQSLRNQVALVSQNVHLFNDTVANNIAYARTEEYSREQIENAARMAYAMDFINKMDNGLDTIIGENGVLLSGGQRQRIAIARALLRDSPILILDEATSALDTESERAIQSALDELQKNRTSLVIAHRLSTIEQADEIVVVEDGVIVERGSHADLLEHRGVYAQLHKMQFGQ; from the coding sequence ATGCATAACGACAAAGATCTCTCCACGTGGCAAACATTCCGCCGACTCTGGCCGATGATTGCACCTTTTAAACCAGGCTTGATCGTGGCGGGTGTAGCGTTAATCCTCAACGCAGCCAGCGATACTTTTATGCTATCGCTTCTTAAACCGTTACTGGACGACGGTTTTGGTAAAACGGATCGCTCAGTGTTGCTATGGATGCCTCTGGTGGTTATCGGACTGATGATCTTACGCGGTATCACCAGCTATATTTCCAGTTACTGTATCTCCTGGGTATCAGGAAAAGTGGTTATGACCATGCGCCGTCGTCTGTTCAGTCACATGATGGGCATGCCGGTCTCTTTCTTTGATAAGCAATCGACCGGGACATTGCTGTCTCGTATCACGTATGACTCAGAGCAGGTGGCCTCATCGTCCTCCAGTGCGCTGATTACCGTTGTGCGTGAAGGGGCATCAATTATCGGTTTGTTCGCGATGATGTTCTATTACAGCTGGCAGCTGTCAATCATCCTTATCGTGCTGGCACCGGTTGTTTCTATTGCTATTCGCGTTGTCTCGAAGCGTTTTCGCAACATCAGTAAGAATATGCAGAACACAATGGGGCAGGTGACCACCAGCGCTGAACAGATGCTGAAAGGGCATAAAGAAGTGTTGATTTTCGGCGGCCAGGAAGTCGAAACCCACCGCTTTGATAAGGTCAGCAACAAAATGCGTCTGCAGGGGATGAAAATGGTTTCGGCCTCTTCCATCTCTGACCCGGTGATTCAGCTGATTGCTTCTCTGGCTCTGGCGTTTGTTCTGTATGCGGCGAGCTTCCCGAGCGTCATGGAGACCCTGACGGCGGGGACTATCACCGTTGTCTTCTCATCCATGATCGCGCTGATGCGTCCGCTTAAGTCGCTGACTAACGTTAACGCCCAGTTCCAGCGTGGGATGGCAGCTTGTCAGACCCTGTTCAGCATTCTGGATTCCGAACAGGAGAAAGACGAAGGTAAACGTGTGATTGAGCGTGCCCGTGGGGATGTTGAGTTCTGTAATGTGACCTTCAGCTATCCTGGCCGCGAAACACCCGCCTTGCGTAATATCAACCTGACCATTCCGGCGGGTAAAACCGTTGCCCTGGTGGGGCGTTCCGGCTCAGGTAAATCCACCATTGCCAGCCTGATCACCCGTTTCTACGACATTAACGAAGGTGAGATCCTGTTAGATGGTCACGACCTGCGGGAGTACACCCTGCAGTCGCTGCGTAACCAGGTTGCGTTGGTATCTCAGAACGTGCATCTGTTCAACGATACGGTCGCGAACAACATCGCCTATGCGCGTACCGAAGAGTACAGCCGCGAGCAGATTGAGAATGCCGCTCGCATGGCGTATGCGATGGACTTTATCAATAAGATGGATAACGGCCTGGATACGATCATTGGTGAGAACGGTGTACTGCTCTCCGGCGGCCAGCGTCAGCGTATCGCCATTGCCCGTGCTCTGCTGCGTGATAGCCCAATCCTGATTCTGGACGAAGCGACCTCTGCACTGGATACGGAATCTGAACGTGCCATTCAGTCGGCGCTGGATGAACTGCAAAAGAACCGTACCTCGCTGGTGATTGCGCACCGTTTGTCGACTATCGAACAGGCTGATGAAATCGTCGTGGTTGAAGATGGCGTGATTGTTGAACGCGGAAGCCATGCTGATTTGCTGGAACACCGTGGCGTTTACGCCCAGCTTCACAAGATGCAGTTCGGCCAATGA
- the lpxK gene encoding tetraacyldisaccharide 4'-kinase, with the protein MIARIWSGESPLWLLLLPLSWLYGLVSGIIRQLYRLGIKRAWRAPVPVVVVGNLTAGGNGKTPVVIWLVEQLQKRGIHPGVVSRGYGGKAARYPLLLAEETTTAEAGDEPVLIYQRTGAPVAVSPLRSDAVQALLAEHEVQIIITDDGLQHYALARDKEIVVIDGVRRFGNGWWLPAGPMRERASRLRSVDAVIVNGGVAKSGEIPMHLHPGMAVNLLTGERQAVAQLPALVAMAGIGHPPRFFSTLEQCGARLDKCVPLADHQALVAEQVDALTVPGQTLIMTEKDAVKCRAFAKENWWYLPVDAELSGEQPEQLLKELIALVH; encoded by the coding sequence ATGATTGCACGCATCTGGTCCGGTGAATCCCCGCTGTGGCTGCTGCTTTTGCCGCTCTCGTGGCTGTACGGCCTGGTGAGCGGCATCATTCGTCAGCTTTACCGTCTGGGGATCAAGCGTGCCTGGCGCGCACCGGTTCCGGTTGTGGTTGTGGGTAATCTTACGGCCGGCGGCAACGGTAAAACGCCGGTGGTGATCTGGCTCGTCGAACAATTGCAAAAACGCGGTATCCACCCGGGTGTTGTCTCGCGTGGGTATGGTGGTAAAGCGGCGCGATACCCACTGCTGCTGGCGGAGGAAACAACCACCGCCGAAGCGGGGGATGAACCGGTATTGATTTACCAACGTACCGGCGCGCCAGTGGCGGTCTCTCCGCTGCGCAGCGACGCTGTTCAGGCGCTTCTTGCTGAACATGAAGTACAAATAATTATCACTGACGATGGCCTGCAGCATTACGCCCTGGCGCGTGATAAAGAGATTGTGGTGATCGACGGGGTTCGCCGTTTCGGTAACGGCTGGTGGCTGCCCGCCGGGCCAATGCGTGAACGCGCTTCGCGTCTGCGCTCCGTTGATGCGGTGATTGTTAACGGAGGCGTTGCAAAGTCGGGTGAAATCCCGATGCATCTTCACCCGGGAATGGCGGTGAACCTGTTGACCGGAGAACGCCAGGCCGTCGCCCAATTGCCTGCGCTGGTGGCGATGGCGGGTATTGGTCATCCACCACGTTTCTTTTCGACGCTGGAACAGTGCGGTGCTCGTCTGGATAAATGTGTGCCGCTGGCCGACCATCAGGCGCTGGTGGCAGAGCAGGTGGATGCGCTGACGGTACCCGGACAGACGCTGATCATGACAGAAAAAGATGCGGTGAAATGCCGCGCCTTTGCGAAAGAAAACTGGTGGTATCTGCCGGTTGACGCTGAACTCAGCGGTGAGCAGCCGGAACAATTGCTTAAGGAACTGATTGCGTTAGTGCATTAA
- a CDS encoding UPF0434 protein: protein MDHRLLEIIACPVCNGKLYYSQDKQELICKLDSLAFPLRDGIPVLLENEARSLVAEESKP from the coding sequence ATGGATCACCGTTTACTTGAAATTATTGCCTGCCCGGTGTGCAACGGCAAACTTTACTACAGCCAGGATAAACAAGAGCTGATTTGCAAGCTGGACAGTCTGGCCTTCCCGCTGCGTGACGGTATTCCGGTCCTGCTGGAAAATGAAGCCCGTTCCCTGGTGGCAGAAGAGAGCAAACCATGA
- the kdsB gene encoding 3-deoxy-manno-octulosonate cytidylyltransferase, giving the protein MSFVVIIPARYASTRLPGKPLVDINGKPMIVHVLERARESGADRVIVATDHPDVARAVEAAGGEVCMTRADHQSGTERLAEVVEKCGFSDDTVIVNVQGDEPMIPAVIIRQVAENLAQRQVGMATLAVPVHHAEEAFNPNAVKVVMDAEGYALYFSRATIPWDRDRFAVSKETIGDTFLRHLGIYGYRAGFIRRYVTWAPSPLEHIEMLEQLRVLWYGEKIHVAVAQEVPGTGVDTPDDLERVRAELR; this is encoded by the coding sequence ATGAGTTTTGTCGTCATTATTCCGGCACGTTATGCGTCAACGCGCCTGCCGGGTAAACCGCTGGTGGATATCAACGGTAAGCCGATGATTGTGCATGTGCTTGAGCGTGCCCGTGAATCCGGTGCTGACCGCGTTATTGTGGCAACCGATCACCCGGACGTCGCGCGTGCGGTTGAAGCGGCAGGCGGAGAAGTATGCATGACCCGCGCCGATCACCAGTCCGGTACTGAGCGTCTGGCTGAAGTGGTCGAAAAATGCGGTTTCAGCGATGATACGGTCATCGTGAACGTGCAGGGCGACGAGCCGATGATCCCGGCGGTCATTATCCGTCAGGTGGCGGAAAACCTGGCGCAGCGTCAGGTCGGTATGGCTACGCTCGCGGTACCTGTTCATCACGCGGAAGAAGCATTTAACCCGAATGCCGTGAAGGTGGTGATGGACGCAGAGGGTTATGCGCTCTATTTCTCCCGCGCCACCATTCCGTGGGATCGCGATCGCTTTGCCGTGTCCAAAGAAACGATTGGCGACACGTTCCTGCGTCATCTTGGGATCTACGGTTATCGCGCAGGCTTTATTCGTCGTTATGTTACCTGGGCACCCAGCCCGCTGGAACATATCGAAATGCTGGAGCAGCTTCGCGTGCTCTGGTATGGCGAAAAAATCCACGTCGCAGTGGCGCAGGAAGTTCCTGGCACGGGCGTTGATACCCCTGACGATCTCGAGCGTGTTCGCGCAGAATTGCGTTAA
- a CDS encoding membrane protein → MLFTLKKYIGGMMLPLPLLLLLIALGLGLVWFSRFQKSGKILITLGWLALLLLSLQPVADGLLRPVENKYPTWQGNQKVEYIVVLGGGYTWDPNWAPSSNLIGNSLPRLNEGIRLWLANPGSKMIFTGAAAKTNPVSTAEAGARVAESLGVPRASIITLDSPKDTEEEAAAVKQAIGDVPFLLVTSASHLPRAMIFFEKLGLHPLPAPANQMAIDAPLNPWERAIPSPMWLMHSDRVGYETLGRLWQWLKGTSGEPGQE, encoded by the coding sequence ATGCTTTTTACCCTGAAGAAATACATTGGAGGGATGATGCTCCCCCTTCCACTGCTCCTGCTCCTCATCGCGCTGGGGCTGGGGCTGGTGTGGTTCAGTCGCTTTCAGAAAAGTGGCAAAATACTCATTACGCTGGGCTGGCTGGCGCTGTTGTTGCTGAGCCTGCAACCGGTCGCGGATGGCTTATTACGCCCGGTCGAAAATAAGTACCCGACATGGCAGGGAAATCAGAAAGTGGAGTACATTGTGGTGCTGGGCGGCGGGTACACCTGGGATCCGAACTGGGCACCCAGCTCAAACCTGATCGGCAATAGCCTGCCCCGGCTGAACGAAGGCATTCGCCTGTGGCTGGCCAATCCAGGATCAAAAATGATCTTCACCGGCGCGGCAGCAAAAACGAACCCCGTCAGTACGGCTGAAGCGGGTGCAAGAGTGGCTGAATCACTCGGGGTTCCGCGTGCCTCTATCATCACGCTGGATAGCCCAAAAGATACCGAAGAAGAAGCAGCAGCCGTGAAACAGGCGATCGGCGATGTCCCGTTTTTACTGGTAACGTCTGCCTCACACCTGCCAAGGGCAATGATTTTCTTTGAAAAACTTGGGCTTCATCCACTCCCCGCCCCTGCTAACCAGATGGCCATCGACGCACCGCTCAACCCGTGGGAACGGGCGATACCGTCCCCGATGTGGTTGATGCATAGCGATCGCGTCGGCTACGAGACGCTCGGACGCCTCTGGCAGTGGCTCAAAGGCACGTCAGGCGAGCCAGGGCAGGAGTGA
- the cmoM gene encoding tRNA 5-carboxymethoxyuridine methyltransferase, with translation MRDRNFDDIAEKFSRNIYGTTKGQLRQTILWQDLDNILATFGGQTLRVLDAGGGEGQTAIKMAQRGHHVTLCDLSAEMVARATRAAAEKGVSDNMHFIQCAAQDIAQHLETQVDLILFHAVLEWVADPQSVLQTLWSMLRPGGTLSLMFYNANGFLMHNMVAGNFDYVQVGMPKKKKRTLSPDYPRDPQQVYGWLEEIGWQVTGKTGVRVFHDYLREKHKQRDCFDTLTELETRYCRQEPFVSLGRYIHVTAHKPQMQG, from the coding sequence ATGCGGGATCGCAATTTTGATGACATCGCGGAAAAATTTTCGCGCAACATTTATGGCACCACGAAAGGGCAGCTACGTCAGACGATCCTCTGGCAGGATCTGGACAACATCCTGGCTACATTCGGTGGTCAAACGTTGCGTGTGCTGGACGCCGGAGGCGGTGAAGGGCAGACGGCCATAAAAATGGCGCAGCGCGGTCATCACGTCACGCTTTGCGATCTTTCTGCCGAGATGGTCGCGCGGGCGACGCGTGCGGCGGCAGAGAAAGGTGTGAGCGACAACATGCATTTTATACAATGCGCCGCTCAGGACATTGCACAGCATTTGGAAACCCAGGTTGATCTGATATTGTTTCATGCTGTGCTGGAATGGGTTGCCGATCCACAAAGCGTGTTACAGACGCTCTGGTCGATGTTGCGCCCGGGCGGCACGTTGTCGCTGATGTTCTACAATGCTAACGGCTTCCTGATGCACAACATGGTCGCGGGTAACTTCGATTATGTTCAGGTCGGGATGCCAAAAAAGAAAAAGCGCACGCTTTCCCCGGACTACCCGCGCGATCCCCAGCAGGTCTATGGCTGGCTGGAAGAGATTGGCTGGCAGGTAACCGGGAAGACGGGCGTCAGGGTGTTTCATGATTATCTGCGTGAAAAACACAAACAGCGTGACTGTTTTGACACCTTAACAGAATTAGAAACGCGGTATTGCCGTCAGGAGCCTTTTGTCAGCCTTGGCCGCTATATTCACGTCACCGCGCACAAGCCGCAGATGCAAGGATAA
- the mukF gene encoding chromosome partition protein MukF: MSEFSQTVPELVAWARKNDFSISLPVDRLSFLLAVATLNGERLDGEMSEGELVDAFRHVSDAFEQTSETISVRANNAINDMVRQRLLNRFTSEQAEGNAIYRLTPLGIGITDYYIRQREFSTLRLSMQLSIVAGELKRAADAADENGDEFHWHRNVYAPLKYSVAEIFDSIDLTQRLMDEQQQQVKDDIAQLLNKDWRAAISSCELLLSETSGTLRELQDTLEAAGDKLQANLLRIQDATLAHDDLHFIDRLVFDLQSKLDRIISWGQQSIDLWIGYDRHVHKFIRTAIDMDKNRVFAQRLRQSVQSYFDAPWALTYANADRLLDMRDEEMALRDEEVTGELPPDLEFEEFNEIREQLAAMIEEQLAVYKTRQVPLDLGLVVRDYLAQYPRARHFDIARIVVDQAVRLGVAQADFTGLPPKWQPINDYGAKVQAHVIDKY; this comes from the coding sequence ATGAGTGAATTTTCCCAGACAGTCCCCGAACTGGTTGCCTGGGCCAGGAAAAACGATTTCTCCATCTCGCTGCCGGTAGACAGACTCTCTTTCCTGCTGGCGGTTGCCACGCTGAACGGCGAACGGCTGGATGGCGAAATGAGCGAGGGTGAACTGGTGGACGCGTTCCGCCATGTCAGTGATGCGTTTGAGCAAACCAGCGAAACCATTAGCGTGCGTGCCAACAACGCAATCAACGATATGGTGCGTCAACGTCTGCTGAACCGCTTTACCAGCGAGCAGGCGGAAGGAAACGCCATTTATCGTCTGACGCCACTGGGTATCGGCATTACCGATTACTACATCCGCCAGCGCGAGTTTTCCACGCTGCGCCTGTCCATGCAGCTCTCTATTGTTGCGGGCGAACTTAAGCGTGCCGCCGATGCAGCGGATGAAAACGGTGATGAATTCCACTGGCACCGCAATGTTTATGCGCCGCTGAAATACTCGGTGGCGGAGATCTTCGACAGCATCGATCTGACCCAGCGTCTGATGGACGAACAGCAACAACAGGTGAAAGACGATATCGCGCAGCTGCTGAATAAAGACTGGCGTGCGGCCATTTCCAGCTGTGAACTGTTACTGTCAGAAACCTCCGGCACGCTGCGAGAACTGCAGGATACGCTGGAAGCGGCGGGGGATAAGCTACAGGCTAACCTGCTGCGCATTCAGGATGCGACTCTGGCGCACGATGACCTGCATTTTATCGACCGTCTGGTCTTCGATTTGCAGAGCAAACTCGATCGCATTATTAGCTGGGGTCAGCAGTCGATCGACCTGTGGATCGGCTATGACCGCCACGTGCACAAATTTATCCGTACCGCGATTGATATGGATAAAAATCGCGTCTTTGCTCAGCGTCTGCGTCAGTCGGTACAAAGCTATTTCGATGCACCGTGGGCGCTCACCTACGCCAATGCCGATCGTCTGCTCGATATGCGTGACGAAGAGATGGCGCTGCGCGATGAAGAGGTTACCGGTGAACTGCCACCGGATCTGGAATTCGAAGAATTTAACGAAATTCGCGAGCAACTTGCGGCCATGATCGAAGAACAGCTCGCTGTCTATAAAACCAGACAAGTGCCTCTGGATCTTGGGCTCGTGGTGCGCGACTATCTGGCGCAATATCCTCGTGCGCGCCACTTCGACATTGCCCGCATTGTTGTAGACCAGGCGGTACGCCTGGGGGTCGCACAAGCAGATTTCACCGGACTGCCGCCGAAGTGGCAGCCGATTAACGATTACGGAGCCAAGGTACAGGCGCATGTCATTGACAAATATTGA
- the mukE gene encoding chromosome partition protein MukE — protein MSLTNIEQVMPLKLAQALANPLFPALDSQLRAGRHIGLDELDNHAFLMDFQEYLEEFYARYNVELIRAPEGFFYLRPRSTTLIPRSVLSELDMMVGKILCYLYLSPERLANEGIFTQQELYDELLTLADENKLLKLVNNRSTGSDLDRQKLQEKVRSSLNRLRRLGMVWFMGHDSSKFRITESVFRFGADVRAGDDAREAQLRMIRDGEAMPVENHLQLNDEHEDNQPDSGEEE, from the coding sequence ATGTCATTGACAAATATTGAACAAGTGATGCCACTTAAGCTGGCACAGGCGCTGGCGAATCCGTTATTTCCGGCGCTGGACAGCCAGCTGCGTGCCGGTCGTCACATTGGCCTTGACGAGCTGGATAATCACGCCTTTTTGATGGACTTCCAGGAGTACCTGGAAGAGTTTTACGCACGCTATAACGTTGAGCTTATCCGCGCGCCGGAAGGGTTTTTCTACCTGCGCCCACGCTCCACGACGCTTATCCCGCGTTCTGTGCTCTCCGAACTGGATATGATGGTTGGCAAAATCTTGTGCTACCTCTATCTCAGCCCGGAGCGTCTGGCGAATGAAGGTATTTTCACCCAGCAGGAGCTTTACGATGAGCTGTTAACACTGGCTGATGAGAACAAGTTGCTCAAGCTGGTGAACAACCGTTCAACGGGCTCGGATCTTGACCGTCAGAAGCTACAGGAAAAAGTTCGCTCTTCTCTGAACCGTCTGCGCCGTCTGGGTATGGTCTGGTTTATGGGTCACGACAGCAGCAAATTTCGTATTACGGAATCTGTCTTCCGCTTCGGTGCCGATGTCCGTGCGGGCGACGACGCGCGTGAAGCGCAGCTGCGCATGATCCGCGACGGGGAAGCGATGCCGGTGGAAAACCATTTGCAGCTCAATGATGAGCATGAAGACAATCAGCCGGATAGCGGGGAGGAAGAGTAA